The Blastocatellia bacterium genome includes a window with the following:
- a CDS encoding TonB-dependent receptor produces the protein MIKRLTLAAWLACIFLHVPASASQATGKLNGTVTYQSKQQSLPLAGVEVIIRSPVLPDGLTSVITGERGEFQLGGLVAGNYTITVELEGFKPLSQTVIIRPDATTSVSLVMELARTISEEVVIEAGATTINTIESSQQTEISQRQITYAPLVSEKFQDTLPLVPGVVRGPDGLINIKGARSNLSALLVNNANATDPVTGESGISLPIDAVQSVEVLSSPYLAEYGKLAGGVTQVETKAGGDKWRASFNNFMPRLRRRQDPLTGDTAIVGIESFTPRLRVSGPLVKQRLILAQTFQYRFVRTKVDVLPDPQEPPVKVDARGEIERDTQLESFDSFTELGYRINDKHELTATLSLFPQNHRFVNLSAFNPPLVTPNLRQRGFQLGLNERAFLTANLVLNSLLTIRTFDIEIFPNGHRPMIFTPEVNTGSFYNRQNRKTDRIELLETLSYQPSMRHFFKFGLNAAHTKFDGFHHSSSVHILRADGTLSQLIEFVGDPYVERDTTEITLFAQDKWMVHRRVTFDVGLRYDHETIADEHLLAPRYGFVIMPTRDARTAIRGGVGLFWGKMPLSVGAFDQLQQRVVTLFGADGRTPLGPARRFTHVIGAGRPRTPYNVAWNIEVDRELTPQLTLRLGYAQREGRRELIINPFDDPRDGTRGVLQLSNGGRSHYKEFQVIARYRFGEASNIFASYTRSAATGDLNAFNEFFGNFQNPIIRPNEVSRLNFDAPSRLLVWGSVDLPWKITVFPVLDVHDGFPYSHIDENRNFIGPRNRAGRFPLFVALDMQIIKRFQVRVRGKLYNLHAGVKLFNLTNHFNPRDVQNNINSLTFGRFHNSVGTLLRGSFNIDF, from the coding sequence GCCCCGTGCTCCCAGACGGATTAACTTCTGTGATCACGGGCGAACGTGGCGAGTTTCAACTTGGCGGACTGGTTGCTGGCAACTATACCATCACCGTCGAACTAGAGGGTTTCAAACCCCTCAGTCAAACCGTCATCATCAGGCCGGACGCGACGACATCTGTTTCGTTGGTGATGGAATTGGCGCGAACGATCAGCGAAGAGGTGGTCATCGAAGCCGGAGCGACGACGATTAACACGATCGAGTCATCGCAACAGACGGAGATCAGTCAGCGTCAGATCACCTACGCGCCGCTGGTGAGCGAGAAGTTTCAGGATACGCTGCCGCTGGTGCCCGGCGTCGTGCGCGGCCCCGATGGGTTGATCAACATCAAAGGCGCTCGCTCGAACTTATCGGCATTGCTTGTTAACAACGCCAACGCCACCGACCCGGTCACCGGCGAATCCGGCATCAGCTTGCCGATTGATGCTGTGCAATCCGTCGAGGTCTTGAGCAGTCCCTATCTGGCCGAATATGGCAAGTTGGCCGGCGGCGTCACCCAGGTCGAGACCAAAGCGGGCGGCGACAAGTGGCGTGCTTCGTTCAATAATTTTATGCCGCGTTTGCGCCGGCGTCAGGACCCACTGACCGGCGACACAGCGATCGTTGGCATCGAATCGTTTACACCACGACTGCGAGTGAGCGGCCCCCTGGTCAAACAGAGACTAATCCTGGCACAAACGTTTCAGTATCGCTTTGTGCGAACCAAGGTGGATGTATTGCCCGACCCTCAAGAGCCGCCCGTGAAAGTTGACGCCCGCGGCGAAATCGAACGCGATACACAACTGGAGAGCTTCGACTCGTTCACCGAACTCGGCTATCGCATCAACGACAAACATGAATTGACGGCAACGTTGTCGCTCTTCCCGCAGAACCATCGGTTTGTCAATCTCAGCGCATTCAATCCTCCACTGGTGACGCCGAATCTGCGTCAACGCGGCTTTCAACTGGGATTGAACGAACGTGCGTTCCTCACCGCCAACCTGGTGTTGAATTCGCTGCTCACCATCCGCACATTCGACATCGAAATTTTTCCCAATGGACATCGGCCAATGATCTTCACCCCCGAAGTCAACACGGGAAGTTTCTACAATCGGCAAAATCGCAAGACGGATCGGATTGAATTGCTCGAAACGCTCAGCTACCAACCTTCGATGCGACATTTCTTCAAATTCGGGCTGAACGCGGCGCATACCAAGTTCGACGGCTTTCATCACAGCTCGTCGGTGCATATTCTCAGGGCCGATGGTACGCTGAGCCAACTCATTGAGTTTGTCGGCGACCCGTATGTGGAGCGGGATACAACCGAGATCACGCTGTTTGCGCAAGACAAATGGATGGTGCATCGTCGCGTGACCTTTGATGTCGGTTTGCGCTATGACCATGAAACAATAGCCGATGAGCATCTCCTCGCCCCTCGATATGGATTCGTCATTATGCCCACGCGCGACGCGCGCACGGCGATTCGCGGCGGCGTCGGATTGTTTTGGGGCAAGATGCCGTTGAGCGTCGGCGCGTTTGATCAACTTCAACAGCGCGTCGTCACATTGTTTGGCGCAGACGGCCGCACGCCGCTTGGGCCGGCTCGCCGGTTCACTCACGTCATCGGCGCCGGTCGCCCACGCACCCCATACAATGTTGCTTGGAACATTGAGGTGGACCGCGAGCTGACGCCGCAACTGACCCTGCGGCTGGGCTACGCGCAACGCGAGGGCCGTCGCGAGCTGATTATCAATCCATTCGACGATCCGCGCGATGGGACTCGCGGCGTGCTCCAGTTGAGTAACGGCGGACGGTCACACTACAAGGAATTTCAGGTGATCGCGCGTTACCGGTTTGGCGAAGCGAGCAATATCTTTGCCTCTTACACGCGCTCAGCAGCGACCGGCGACTTGAATGCGTTCAACGAGTTCTTTGGCAATTTCCAAAATCCGATCATCCGCCCCAACGAAGTCTCACGATTAAACTTCGACGCGCCTAGTCGGTTGCTCGTGTGGGGCAGCGTTGATCTGCCCTGGAAAATAACCGTCTTTCCGGTGCTCGATGTGCATGACGGATTCCCCTATTCGCACATTGACGAGAACCGAAACTTCATCGGGCCACGCAATCGCGCCGGACGCTTCCCGCTGTTTGTCGCTCTGGACATGCAGATCATCAAGCGATTTCAGGTGCGCGTGCGCGGCAAACTCTACAACCTACATGCCGGCGTCAAGCTATTCAACCTGACCAATCATTTCAACCCGCGCGATGTGCAAAACAACATCAACAGCCTGACGTTCGGCCGCTTCCATAACAGCGTTGGCACATTGTTGCGGGGATCGTTCAACATTGACTTCTAG
- a CDS encoding glycosyltransferase family 39 protein, with amino-acid sequence MQHDRPIHHPSFRASFITDRSVWVILLLILPYWINLTGPSLWDSTEAFYTETPREMIELKSYLVPFFNYQPRLNKPPLVYWLVIPFYHLFGAEHLIARAVNALGASLLVVVTWAMARRLFSERAGLLAAAMMATTPRMLLIAQKSLIDTYFTLFVVAALFFFWLSVERETSTRTTLMFYAIVGLAVLTKGPLALVLTGGIGFLFLLATGRWALIRRMKIPIGALILVSIVAPWYVAVYLHVGWEPIAAFIFRDNIGRFTSDIDWSERGHFFYVSVLLADFFPWSFYLVPAAVVGYRLYRGRAGEHARVIFLLVWIAFMLTFFSLARNKQEYYLLPLYPAAAALIAHWFDRLMDRAVSVWEQRSAQLITLLVGVSLTIGGVLIALFMQRVLMQPQAAAMMLVLVIGAGWLLWHARQQNLKRMPVALAGVMLFGVVLYHAVYLPAIEPFRPTRALAEVIARRARPDDLIGAYNYAAPSLTFYLRRRTFEAFLPEVMSEILQSKQRIFCLVQERDLPQLEQMASGRLRILERRPLLTWRLSALWDARVREQMPHVLLIVAGDTGSD; translated from the coding sequence ATGCAGCATGATCGTCCGATCCATCATCCTTCATTTCGTGCGTCGTTCATCACGGATCGTTCAGTGTGGGTCATCCTGCTGCTGATTCTGCCCTACTGGATCAATTTGACCGGCCCTTCGTTGTGGGATTCGACCGAAGCGTTCTACACAGAAACGCCGCGCGAGATGATTGAACTGAAGAGTTACCTCGTTCCGTTCTTCAACTATCAGCCAAGGCTAAATAAGCCGCCGCTGGTTTACTGGTTGGTGATTCCGTTTTATCACCTGTTCGGCGCTGAGCATCTCATCGCTCGCGCTGTCAATGCACTGGGCGCGTCGTTGCTGGTGGTGGTGACCTGGGCGATGGCTCGCCGATTGTTCAGTGAGCGCGCCGGATTGCTGGCCGCTGCGATGATGGCAACAACGCCGCGAATGCTATTGATCGCGCAGAAGTCACTCATTGACACGTACTTTACTTTGTTCGTGGTGGCTGCGCTGTTCTTCTTTTGGCTGAGTGTCGAGCGGGAGACCTCGACGAGAACGACACTCATGTTCTATGCCATTGTTGGTCTGGCCGTGCTGACCAAAGGACCGCTGGCGCTGGTATTGACCGGCGGCATCGGGTTCTTGTTTTTGCTGGCGACCGGACGTTGGGCGCTGATTCGTCGCATGAAAATTCCTATCGGCGCGCTAATCCTCGTCAGCATCGTCGCGCCGTGGTACGTGGCCGTTTATCTGCACGTTGGTTGGGAACCCATTGCCGCATTCATTTTTCGAGATAACATCGGGCGATTCACATCAGACATTGATTGGTCTGAGCGCGGCCATTTCTTCTACGTCTCGGTGCTGCTGGCCGACTTCTTTCCGTGGTCGTTCTACCTGGTGCCGGCCGCTGTGGTCGGTTACCGACTCTACCGCGGTCGAGCAGGCGAGCATGCGCGGGTGATCTTTTTGCTCGTCTGGATAGCGTTCATGCTGACGTTCTTTTCGCTGGCGCGCAACAAGCAAGAGTATTACCTCCTGCCTCTGTATCCGGCAGCCGCGGCGCTGATCGCGCATTGGTTCGACCGATTGATGGACAGGGCCGTGAGCGTGTGGGAGCAGCGAAGCGCGCAATTGATCACGCTGCTTGTTGGCGTCAGCCTAACCATCGGGGGGGTCCTCATCGCGTTGTTCATGCAACGTGTGTTGATGCAGCCGCAGGCTGCGGCCATGATGCTCGTGCTGGTCATTGGCGCAGGATGGTTGCTGTGGCATGCGCGTCAGCAGAATCTGAAACGGATGCCGGTCGCGCTCGCCGGCGTCATGTTGTTTGGGGTTGTACTGTACCACGCTGTGTATCTTCCAGCGATTGAGCCGTTCCGTCCGACGCGGGCGCTAGCCGAGGTGATCGCGCGACGCGCCAGACCCGATGATCTGATTGGCGCCTACAACTACGCTGCGCCGAGCTTGACGTTCTACTTGCGACGCCGCACGTTTGAAGCCTTCTTGCCGGAAGTGATGAGTGAAATCCTACAGTCCAAGCAGCGCATCTTCTGTCTGGTACAGGAGCGCGATTTGCCTCAACTCGAACAGATGGCGTCGGGCCGGCTCAGGATCCTGGAACGGCGACCCCTGTTGACGTGGCGGTTGAGTGCGTTGTGGGACGCGCGCGTCCGTGAGCAGATGCCGCACGTGCTGTTGATAGTTGCTGGGGACACCGGTTCAGACTAA
- the thiC gene encoding phosphomethylpyrimidine synthase ThiC produces the protein MEEMTMTKQAVALGAHYQFPASRKVYIQGSREDVRVPMRQVTLSPTSGRYGREENPPIQLYDTSGPYTDPAIPIDLRQGLAPLRRKWILERGDVEEYEGREVKPIDDGLTNEARRTNTEIFPGLSRKPLRAKAGRAVTQMHYARQGIITPEMEFVAIREGVDPEFVRSEVARGRAIIPANINHPESEPMIIGRNFLVKINANIGNSAVTSSIEEEVEKMIWAIRWGADTVMDLSTGKNIHTTREWIIRNSPVPVGTVPIYQALEKVGGKAEELTWEIYRDTLIEQAEQGVDYFTIHAGVLLRYIPLTARRVTGIVSRGGSILAAWCLAHHQENFLYTHFEEICEIMRAYDIAFSLGDGLRPGSIADANDEAQFAELETLGELTQIAWKHDVQVMIEGPGHVPMHKIKENVDVQMQICHEAPFYTLGPLTTDIAPGYDHITSAIGAAMIGMYGTAMLCYVTPKEHLGLPNKEDVKAGVIAYKIAAHAADLAKGHPRAQQWDDALSKARFEFRWEDQFNLSLDPETARAFHDETLPAEGAKLAHFCSMCGPKFCSMRITQDIREYAQQKGLDEEQAIQVGLEEKAKEFRQAGSEIYIPA, from the coding sequence ATGGAGGAAATGACAATGACCAAACAAGCTGTAGCGCTCGGCGCTCACTATCAGTTTCCGGCCAGCCGCAAAGTCTATATTCAGGGCTCACGTGAGGACGTGCGTGTGCCGATGCGCCAAGTCACACTTTCGCCCACATCGGGACGGTACGGTCGTGAAGAGAATCCGCCAATCCAGCTCTATGACACGAGCGGCCCATACACGGACCCAGCCATACCTATTGATCTGCGACAAGGGCTAGCGCCTTTGCGCCGGAAGTGGATTCTGGAGCGCGGCGATGTCGAAGAATACGAAGGTCGAGAGGTGAAACCCATTGACGACGGCCTGACCAACGAGGCCCGTCGGACCAACACTGAGATATTTCCCGGCTTGAGCCGCAAGCCGCTACGAGCCAAGGCCGGTCGCGCTGTGACACAAATGCACTACGCGCGTCAGGGAATCATCACGCCGGAGATGGAGTTCGTCGCCATCCGTGAAGGCGTTGATCCGGAATTTGTGCGTAGCGAAGTCGCTCGCGGGCGAGCCATTATTCCCGCCAATATCAATCATCCTGAGAGCGAGCCGATGATCATCGGTCGCAATTTCCTGGTCAAGATCAATGCCAACATTGGCAATTCAGCCGTCACCTCCTCGATTGAAGAAGAAGTGGAGAAGATGATCTGGGCCATCCGCTGGGGCGCTGATACGGTCATGGACCTTTCGACCGGTAAAAATATCCACACGACGCGCGAGTGGATCATTCGGAATTCGCCGGTGCCCGTGGGCACAGTCCCCATCTATCAAGCGTTGGAAAAAGTCGGCGGTAAGGCCGAAGAACTGACCTGGGAGATTTATCGTGACACACTGATTGAGCAGGCCGAACAAGGCGTAGACTACTTCACGATTCATGCAGGCGTGCTGCTGCGCTACATTCCGCTGACCGCTCGACGTGTGACCGGCATCGTCTCGCGCGGCGGCTCGATTCTAGCGGCATGGTGTTTGGCACATCATCAGGAGAATTTCCTCTACACGCACTTTGAAGAGATTTGTGAGATCATGCGAGCTTACGACATTGCGTTCTCGCTGGGCGATGGCTTGCGTCCTGGCTCGATCGCCGATGCCAATGATGAAGCGCAATTCGCTGAACTGGAGACGTTGGGCGAGTTGACGCAAATCGCTTGGAAGCATGACGTGCAGGTGATGATCGAAGGGCCAGGCCACGTGCCGATGCACAAGATCAAAGAGAACGTGGACGTTCAAATGCAGATTTGCCACGAAGCGCCGTTCTACACGCTGGGGCCGCTGACGACCGACATAGCGCCCGGCTACGACCACATCACCTCGGCCATCGGCGCGGCGATGATCGGCATGTACGGCACCGCGATGCTCTGTTACGTCACCCCAAAGGAGCATCTGGGGCTGCCCAACAAAGAAGATGTGAAAGCCGGCGTAATTGCCTACAAGATCGCCGCTCATGCAGCAGATTTGGCCAAGGGACATCCGCGCGCCCAACAGTGGGATGACGCGCTATCGAAGGCGCGATTTGAATTTCGCTGGGAAGATCAATTCAACCTCTCGTTAGACCCGGAAACAGCCCGCGCGTTTCACGACGAGACGCTTCCGGCTGAAGGCGCCAAGCTGGCCCATTTCTGCTCGATGTGCGGGCCAAAGTTCTGCTCCATGCGCATCACACAGGACATCCGTGAGTACGCGCAGCAAAAAGGGCTGGATGAAGAACAAGCGATTCAAGTTGGCCTGGAGGAAAAGGCAAAAGAGTTCCGCCAGGCCGGCAGCGAGATTTACATCCCTGCTTAG